From Candidatus Cloacimonadota bacterium, the proteins below share one genomic window:
- a CDS encoding ATP-binding cassette domain-containing protein, with protein MLNIENFALLIEYEKLFTLDNFILSDKQKALIIGNNDTGKSLFLKAIHGEHTEFEGNIFIKEKPAIFYRKRKKTILIENSVKFLPKESIWKNIVLPLDKKKFNKEEKIIELCNIAGLGEIYNSNADNLSYSSQKLVELIRAVIQQPYLILIDDIDNYFDDIKMVRVNEIVKFALDNGTSIICTSKKKLDDFDISCRIQNGKMVQL; from the coding sequence ATGTTGAATATCGAGAATTTCGCTTTATTGATCGAATATGAAAAATTATTCACATTGGATAATTTTATCCTTTCGGACAAACAAAAAGCGCTTATTATCGGAAATAATGATACTGGAAAAAGCCTTTTCCTGAAAGCTATACATGGTGAACATACCGAATTTGAAGGAAATATTTTCATCAAAGAAAAACCTGCTATTTTCTATAGGAAAAGAAAAAAAACAATTCTCATCGAAAATTCAGTTAAATTCCTCCCCAAAGAATCTATCTGGAAAAATATCGTGCTTCCTCTTGATAAAAAAAAGTTCAATAAAGAAGAGAAGATCATAGAACTCTGTAATATTGCCGGATTAGGAGAGATATATAATTCCAATGCAGACAATTTATCTTATTCTTCGCAGAAATTAGTCGAATTGATCCGGGCAGTTATCCAGCAGCCTTATCTGATCCTCATAGATGATATCGATAATTATTTTGATGATATTAAAATGGTGAGAGTAAATGAAATCGTGAAATTTGCTCTTGATAACGGCACTTCCATCATATGTACTTCCAAAAAGAAATTAGATGATTTTGATATTTCCTGCCGAATTCAAAATGGGAAAATGGTTCAATTGTGA